The following proteins are encoded in a genomic region of Micrococcaceae bacterium Sec5.8:
- a CDS encoding MFS transporter, whose protein sequence is MDVGTNGAGPQRGSVQGQDSNRWRALVVIALAQLMVVLDGSIVNIALPSIQADLGITDDNRQWIITAYTLAFGSLLLLGGRIADYAGRKRMFIIGLLGFAVASALGGLLPQAGALAGVIFASRGLQGLFAALLAPAALSLISVTFSDSKERARAFGVYGAIAGGGAAIGLILGGVLTEYASWRWCLLVNVPISVIAAVLAVYFVRESRTPGRPRYDVPGALTVTAGLFFLVYGISQAESSGWGSSATAGYLALAVVLLVSFVVIQTRSAAPMLPLRIIRNRQRGGAYLAAFFVGTGGLSFFLFLSYFLQLILRLTPVQSGLSFLPFSAGVILSAGIASQLLPRFGPRFVTFTGFMLMSGAMLGFAQLTPSSSYLSAVLPFMILASLGFGLIFVPLSSTALSAVEVRDSGIASATLNTSQQIGGTIGIAALNTVAASMTTRYASDHTLNAPTPDALVVGYVAAFEISSVVLLLMGIAWVFIIGKNSRLTDDHVGAKASATPAPSA, encoded by the coding sequence ATGGACGTCGGAACGAACGGTGCTGGTCCCCAACGGGGAAGCGTGCAAGGTCAGGACTCGAACCGTTGGCGCGCTCTCGTTGTCATTGCTTTGGCGCAGCTTATGGTCGTTCTCGACGGATCGATCGTAAACATCGCGCTGCCCTCCATCCAGGCAGACCTGGGCATCACCGATGATAACCGTCAATGGATCATTACCGCCTACACCCTCGCGTTCGGCAGTCTTCTTCTGCTGGGCGGCCGGATCGCGGACTATGCAGGCCGAAAGCGGATGTTCATCATCGGCCTCCTTGGCTTCGCAGTCGCCTCCGCGCTTGGCGGGCTCCTGCCTCAGGCCGGCGCGTTGGCCGGGGTCATTTTCGCATCGCGTGGTCTTCAGGGGTTGTTCGCGGCCCTGCTTGCTCCGGCGGCCCTCTCGCTGATCAGCGTCACCTTTTCCGATTCCAAAGAACGCGCGCGAGCCTTCGGCGTCTATGGGGCCATTGCCGGTGGAGGCGCAGCAATTGGGTTGATCCTGGGCGGGGTACTTACGGAGTACGCGAGCTGGAGGTGGTGCCTGCTGGTGAACGTGCCAATCTCTGTGATCGCCGCCGTCCTGGCCGTCTACTTTGTTCGGGAGTCGCGCACCCCCGGCCGGCCTCGTTATGACGTTCCCGGGGCACTGACCGTCACGGCGGGTCTCTTCTTTCTCGTCTACGGGATCAGTCAGGCCGAAAGCTCCGGGTGGGGAAGTAGCGCGACGGCGGGGTACCTCGCCCTTGCAGTTGTTCTTCTCGTGTCCTTCGTCGTTATCCAGACGAGGTCGGCTGCGCCGATGCTTCCGTTGCGGATTATCCGCAACCGGCAGCGCGGCGGTGCATATCTTGCCGCGTTCTTCGTCGGCACAGGCGGCTTGTCGTTCTTCCTATTCCTGTCCTACTTCCTGCAGCTCATTCTCCGGCTCACTCCGGTTCAGTCAGGCCTGTCCTTCCTGCCATTCTCCGCCGGGGTGATCCTCAGCGCCGGAATTGCCAGTCAGCTCCTACCCAGATTCGGACCGCGTTTTGTGACGTTCACCGGCTTCATGCTCATGTCCGGGGCGATGCTCGGATTTGCCCAGCTCACACCCTCAAGCTCATACCTGAGCGCGGTGCTCCCGTTCATGATTCTGGCCAGCCTCGGCTTCGGTCTTATTTTCGTGCCGTTGTCTTCGACTGCCCTGTCCGCAGTAGAAGTCAGGGACAGCGGGATTGCCTCCGCAACGCTCAACACCAGTCAACAAATCGGCGGAACCATCGGCATCGCGGCCCTCAACACCGTCGCGGCGTCGATGACCACCCGCTATGCCTCAGACCATACGTTGAATGCTCCCACTCCCGACGCGCTCGTCGTCGGCTACGTGGCAGCCTTCGAGATCAGCTCGGTGGTGTTGCTGCTCATGGGGATTGCTTGGGTCTTCATCATCGGCAAGAACAGTCGGCTTACCGATGACCACGTTGGGGCCAAAGCCAGCGCAACGCCAGCGCCTTCGGCCTGA
- the heR gene encoding heliorhodopsin HeR has translation MTQALASPSIATGVTPERLRGLRRWNIALAGLHLGQAAVLFFLTNDFAIPVLASYVDGPPGAGEEGGLVTSTLFGLTIGYVLVAFLALAGIDHLLTATLGRRIYERDLQRGINRFRWVEYSFSATLMVIVIALYWGIVTINALIVVGGANVAMILFGYLQERMNPPGRTATTMVPFWFGTLVGVTPWLAMGLNIPLYSDAPEYIFVILAIQGVLFFCFGLTQWLQYREIGPWANYAFGEKTYLVLSLAAKSLLTWQVFLASLIE, from the coding sequence GTGACCCAAGCCTTGGCATCGCCGTCGATTGCGACGGGCGTGACTCCCGAACGCCTTCGAGGCTTACGGCGGTGGAACATCGCACTCGCAGGACTGCACCTCGGTCAGGCTGCCGTGCTTTTCTTCCTGACGAACGACTTCGCGATTCCGGTGCTTGCTTCGTATGTCGATGGTCCTCCCGGAGCCGGAGAGGAGGGCGGACTCGTAACTTCGACGCTGTTCGGGCTGACGATCGGGTATGTCCTCGTGGCATTCCTCGCCCTGGCTGGCATTGATCACCTGCTGACGGCGACGCTCGGCCGCAGAATCTATGAGCGTGACCTCCAGCGCGGCATCAACCGGTTCCGGTGGGTCGAGTACTCGTTCAGCGCGACACTTATGGTCATCGTGATCGCGCTTTACTGGGGCATCGTGACTATCAACGCTCTCATCGTCGTCGGGGGTGCCAACGTCGCGATGATTCTGTTCGGATACCTTCAAGAGCGAATGAACCCCCCGGGCCGAACAGCGACCACGATGGTCCCGTTTTGGTTCGGCACGCTGGTTGGAGTGACTCCGTGGTTGGCGATGGGCCTTAACATCCCGCTGTACTCCGACGCACCGGAGTACATCTTCGTCATCTTGGCGATTCAGGGCGTTCTCTTTTTCTGCTTCGGACTCACTCAGTGGCTTCAGTACCGGGAAATAGGCCCGTGGGCCAACTATGCGTTCGGTGAGAAAACGTATCTGGTGCTGAGTCTCGCGGCGAAATCCCTGCTGACGTGGCAGGTGTTCCTGGCCTCTCTTATCGAATGA